A stretch of Candidatus Sphingomonas phytovorans DNA encodes these proteins:
- a CDS encoding protein CsuE — translation MRTVSASLKYVASAIAVWLALLAAPALACTLSPNVTTTLGTYSPAAVKAGVVPGLQTRAGIVCPTSVLVLLGSNYIRAKFTSQNNFKLKLSGGTATANYIASADPAGTYRFAQGATLDYMQNNLLNLLGLLGGSSADLPFYVTPSSTAVLAPGTYTDTITIHWDWNLCPGIGALGLCIGVPDTGSGDTTITVTLVVSPLNVVTTISSLTTWDGTNGTSRPKTIPGSRRRLTAAVSNPDIVPLDTGTLAIIVPTPAGSLVALDGDGTSSGTVFSLTEGSPASTVTLRYGGPSDGTDDVDFSSDGAISWTYTPIAGNPASEGAVTHVRIRPEGAMAKQSSFSVSLPYLLK, via the coding sequence ATGCGTACCGTTTCGGCCAGCCTGAAATATGTTGCGTCGGCCATCGCCGTCTGGCTGGCCCTGCTCGCCGCCCCCGCCCTTGCCTGCACCCTCAGCCCCAACGTCACCACCACGCTCGGCACCTATTCGCCCGCCGCTGTGAAGGCCGGCGTCGTCCCGGGACTGCAGACCCGCGCCGGGATCGTCTGCCCCACCAGCGTGCTGGTGCTGCTCGGCAGCAACTATATCCGCGCCAAGTTCACCAGCCAGAACAACTTCAAGCTGAAGCTTTCCGGCGGCACCGCGACGGCGAACTATATCGCCTCGGCCGATCCGGCCGGCACCTACCGTTTCGCGCAAGGCGCGACGCTGGATTACATGCAGAACAACCTGCTCAACCTTCTCGGCCTGCTGGGCGGGAGCTCGGCCGACCTGCCCTTCTATGTCACGCCCTCGTCCACCGCGGTGCTGGCGCCGGGCACCTATACCGACACGATCACGATCCACTGGGACTGGAACCTGTGCCCCGGCATCGGCGCGCTCGGCCTGTGCATCGGCGTTCCGGATACCGGCAGCGGGGATACGACCATCACGGTGACGCTGGTCGTATCCCCGCTGAACGTCGTCACGACGATCAGCAGCCTGACGACCTGGGACGGCACCAACGGCACCAGCAGGCCCAAGACGATCCCGGGCAGCCGGCGCCGTCTGACCGCCGCCGTCTCCAACCCCGACATCGTCCCGCTCGACACCGGCACCCTGGCGATCATCGTGCCGACGCCCGCCGGCTCGCTGGTGGCGCTTGACGGCGACGGCACATCCTCGGGCACGGTGTTCAGCCTGACCGAGGGCTCCCCCGCCTCCACCGTCACCCTGCGCTATGGCGGGCCGTCCGACGGCACGGACGACGTGGATTTCTCGTCTGACGGCGCGATTTCCTGGACGTACACGCCCATCGCCGGCAACCCAGCCTCGGAAGGCGCCGTCACGCATGTCCGAATCCGCCCGGAAGGGGCAATGGCGAAGCAATCGTCCTTCTCCGTATCGCTGCCCTATCTGTTGAAATAG
- a CDS encoding S1/P1 nuclease has protein sequence MSVVAVGMQPGEAVAWSNQGHMVTGAMAYDDLAKADPALIARIEAIMADHPDKARFERGLAGYSGEARTRRLFELMARWPDDAREGPYDHPGWHYWLRLIPSRTDPANIPPAMLTMTTGQAVEAYRLNLATVSDAYAPAADRAVSLCWLFHLAGDIQQPLHAGHLVSGRFPLTDRAGGNSFVRATTGGDATNLHAYWDNLVGGDNEDDANVEAVRLRLGHAWPRSALGELSGKADPEAFRAWADESFELARSVAYAGGTYEGATTPAAAMPVPPGYETSRRSTGERRVALSGHRIADAVRAALSSQGA, from the coding sequence ATGAGCGTCGTCGCCGTGGGAATGCAGCCCGGCGAGGCTGTCGCATGGTCAAATCAGGGGCATATGGTCACCGGCGCGATGGCGTATGACGATCTGGCCAAGGCCGATCCTGCCCTGATTGCCAGGATCGAGGCGATCATGGCGGATCATCCCGACAAGGCGCGTTTCGAACGCGGGCTGGCGGGCTATTCGGGCGAGGCGCGCACCCGTCGTCTGTTCGAACTCATGGCGCGCTGGCCGGACGATGCGCGCGAGGGGCCCTATGATCATCCCGGCTGGCATTACTGGCTCAGGCTGATCCCGTCCCGGACCGACCCCGCCAACATCCCGCCCGCGATGCTGACGATGACCACCGGCCAGGCGGTCGAGGCGTATCGGCTCAACCTCGCAACCGTCAGCGACGCCTATGCGCCGGCAGCGGACCGGGCGGTCTCGCTGTGCTGGCTGTTCCATCTTGCCGGGGACATCCAGCAGCCGCTTCATGCGGGCCACCTGGTTTCCGGCCGCTTTCCGCTGACCGACCGTGCCGGAGGAAACAGCTTCGTCCGGGCAACGACCGGCGGGGACGCGACAAACCTGCATGCCTATTGGGACAATCTCGTCGGCGGGGACAATGAGGACGACGCCAATGTGGAGGCAGTGCGCCTCCGGCTCGGCCATGCATGGCCGCGATCCGCGCTCGGGGAACTGAGCGGGAAGGCCGATCCGGAAGCATTCCGGGCATGGGCGGACGAGAGCTTCGAGCTGGCACGGTCAGTCGCCTATGCGGGCGGAACCTATGAGGGTGCGACCACACCGGCTGCAGCCATGCCGGTTCCGCCGGGCTATGAGACGTCACGCCGAAGCACCGGTGAACGCCGTGTCGCATTGAGCGGCCATCGCATCGCCGATGCGGTCCGCGCAGCCCTGTCGAGCCAGGGCGCCTAG
- a CDS encoding amidohydrolase family protein — protein MAPPSGARHYTISSTAGKHGDVWSWKLPDGNTAYRMSMSLRGWVTETDEVMTTGPDGRPTAIAIRGYTDQGDATEDFSVDAGGVARWKTSVDSGSAPFGDKRYNTYGGPWLAGERDIEALVAAGARGIDLLPTGHASIAIGQPVQIDGPQGAATVKLAFIRGYGFAPTPVWLDKDNHFFGNAGVISLLPEGYEKNGPKLKDLQDKATAAMVRDVARQFLSPPNRTPTLIDHVQMFDSIAGRYLPDRAVLIADGKVAATGAAGSIRAPAGATVIDGRGKTLLPGLWDSHQHVGDDWNLLQNLATGMTNYRSPGSMIDEAHSIYKRRAAGDLLAPDGKISVIIDRKDPLAAQGALTVSSAKEAVAAVDQIKAAGLWGVKFYTSMDPAWIAPAAAEAHRLGLHVHGHVPAGMRPLDAVRAGYDEVTHINFIMMQAMPQEVVDKANTAARLEGPAKYGKDVDLDSPAMKAFYAELAKRKTIIDPTLTVWEPLLTSDGKAISPEYAPFVDIAPPAVARGWKIAGYPLFGGLTRDDFRKSFDKMVGLVGRLHQAGVRIVAGTDGYGLELVRELELYQNAGLSNAEALQTATIVPARMTGMDDRTGSITRGKAADIILVNGDVSRNLANLRYVDTVFLDGYRLNGAALRQASGLSGMPK, from the coding sequence ATGGCGCCCCCGTCCGGGGCTCGCCACTATACGATCAGCTCGACCGCCGGAAAGCATGGGGACGTCTGGTCGTGGAAGCTGCCGGACGGGAACACCGCCTATCGCATGTCGATGTCGCTGCGCGGATGGGTCACTGAAACCGATGAGGTGATGACGACAGGGCCCGATGGCAGGCCAACGGCGATCGCCATTCGCGGCTATACCGACCAGGGCGATGCCACCGAGGATTTCAGCGTCGATGCCGGCGGTGTCGCGCGCTGGAAGACGTCGGTCGATTCCGGCTCCGCACCCTTCGGTGACAAGCGCTACAACACTTATGGCGGCCCATGGCTTGCCGGTGAGCGCGATATCGAGGCGCTGGTCGCCGCAGGTGCCAGGGGTATCGATCTTCTGCCGACCGGTCATGCCAGCATCGCCATCGGACAACCCGTTCAGATCGACGGGCCGCAGGGCGCGGCGACGGTCAAGCTCGCCTTCATCCGGGGCTATGGGTTCGCGCCCACCCCGGTCTGGCTCGACAAGGACAATCATTTCTTCGGCAATGCCGGCGTCATCTCGCTGCTGCCCGAAGGCTATGAGAAGAACGGGCCGAAGCTCAAGGACCTGCAGGACAAGGCGACCGCCGCCATGGTGCGCGATGTCGCCCGCCAGTTCCTCAGTCCGCCCAATCGTACGCCCACGCTGATCGATCATGTGCAGATGTTCGATTCGATCGCCGGGCGCTATCTGCCCGACCGCGCGGTGCTGATCGCCGATGGAAAGGTAGCGGCCACGGGCGCGGCAGGGTCGATCAGGGCACCGGCCGGCGCGACCGTGATCGACGGGCGCGGCAAGACGCTTCTGCCTGGCCTGTGGGACTCGCACCAGCATGTCGGCGACGACTGGAACCTGTTGCAGAACCTCGCGACCGGCATGACTAATTATCGCAGCCCCGGCTCGATGATCGACGAGGCGCACAGCATCTACAAGCGGCGCGCGGCCGGCGATCTGCTCGCGCCCGACGGCAAGATCTCCGTGATCATCGATCGCAAGGACCCGCTCGCCGCGCAGGGCGCGCTGACCGTCTCCTCGGCGAAGGAAGCGGTGGCGGCGGTCGACCAGATCAAGGCGGCGGGGCTGTGGGGCGTCAAATTCTACACCTCGATGGATCCGGCATGGATCGCCCCGGCGGCGGCCGAGGCGCATCGGCTTGGCCTTCACGTCCACGGGCACGTGCCCGCCGGCATGCGTCCGCTCGATGCGGTTCGCGCCGGTTATGACGAGGTCACCCATATCAACTTCATCATGATGCAGGCGATGCCGCAGGAGGTCGTCGACAAGGCCAACACGGCCGCGCGGCTCGAGGGGCCGGCGAAATACGGCAAGGATGTCGACCTTGATTCCCCCGCGATGAAGGCTTTTTATGCCGAGCTCGCCAAGCGGAAGACGATCATCGATCCGACGCTGACGGTTTGGGAACCGCTGCTGACCTCGGACGGAAAGGCGATCTCCCCGGAATATGCGCCTTTCGTCGATATCGCACCGCCAGCGGTCGCACGCGGATGGAAGATTGCCGGCTATCCCCTGTTCGGTGGCCTTACGCGAGACGATTTCCGCAAGAGCTTCGACAAGATGGTGGGGCTGGTCGGCCGGCTCCATCAGGCTGGCGTGCGGATCGTGGCCGGCACCGACGGGTACGGGCTTGAGCTGGTCCGTGAACTCGAACTCTATCAGAACGCGGGGCTATCCAATGCCGAGGCATTGCAGACGGCGACGATCGTCCCCGCGCGGATGACCGGCATGGACGACCGTACCGGATCGATCACGCGCGGCAAGGCGGCGGACATCATCCTCGTCAACGGCGATGTGTCACGGAACCTCGCCAATCTGCGCTATGTCGATACCGTTTTCCTGGACGGCTACCGGCTCAATGGCGCGGCCCTGCGTCAGGCGAGCGGACTGAGCGGCATGCCGAAGTGA
- a CDS encoding phosphatase PAP2 family protein, with translation MSRVALFGAVGLAMLAGAAPAQKQYNGYLTPGEFDVTTIVEPAPRKGDPRYETDRKIFVATRALLKTPRGALATSDADYSPPALMRDFSCAVGVTLTPQTAPAVLRVVGRAGIDTGAQTNLAKNFYKRARPFHIDKGEICQPKSELGDSFDYPSGHTTWGWTWAFILTDLVPDRAMQILNRGRAYGDSRFVCGAHNESAVEAGMASASATLSLVRTKAAFKTDLEAARTELAALRANPASEHPQGCEAEEALIAERVMPALPGGKR, from the coding sequence ATGTCGCGTGTTGCACTATTCGGAGCGGTCGGGCTGGCCATGTTGGCGGGGGCCGCCCCGGCGCAAAAACAATATAATGGCTATCTCACGCCGGGCGAGTTCGACGTCACGACGATCGTCGAACCGGCGCCGCGCAAGGGCGATCCCCGGTATGAGACCGATCGCAAGATATTCGTCGCGACGCGGGCGCTGCTCAAGACGCCGCGCGGCGCGCTTGCCACGAGCGACGCCGATTATTCGCCACCCGCCCTGATGCGCGACTTCAGCTGTGCCGTCGGCGTTACGCTGACGCCGCAGACGGCCCCGGCCGTGCTGCGCGTGGTCGGGCGCGCCGGGATCGACACGGGAGCGCAGACCAATCTCGCCAAGAATTTCTACAAGCGCGCTCGCCCCTTCCACATCGACAAGGGCGAAATCTGCCAGCCCAAATCGGAACTCGGGGACAGTTTTGACTATCCTTCGGGCCATACGACCTGGGGCTGGACCTGGGCATTCATCCTGACTGACCTCGTGCCTGATCGTGCGATGCAGATTCTCAATCGCGGCAGGGCCTATGGTGACAGCCGGTTTGTCTGCGGTGCGCACAATGAAAGCGCGGTTGAGGCGGGGATGGCGTCAGCCAGCGCGACCCTGTCACTTGTTCGGACCAAGGCCGCGTTCAAGACTGATCTCGAAGCGGCGCGCACCGAGCTTGCGGCACTGCGAGCGAACCCGGCGAGCGAGCACCCTCAGGGTTGCGAGGCCGAGGAGGCGCTCATCGCCGAACGGGTGATGCCCGCACTTCCCGGTGGCAAGCGATAG
- a CDS encoding membrane dipeptidase codes for MQLSRRELIGALAALPAVSSARAAAPSGYPARDYDRAIVIDGLGGLVDPYGKDGDPRFSARGWAELRQSGVSAIHCTVNEVGNEPDVAEKTLRNLAALEEVIADNPDMFVRATSVADIRAAKAAGKVALYYGFQDTSLIGTDLSRIELYHGLGVRIIQLTYNKRNLSGDGAIEPANAGISDLGRRTIEAIEAQKILLDLSHGGQRTVAEAIAHAKRPPIISHSGCRALNDNPRNIWDAEMKALADKGGVFGIYYMPFLVANSKPTREDLLRHFDHALNMCGEDHIAIGTDGMISRTVIDDSARAAQRRFHEERTKKGIAAPGEGPDVFNIVADYDSNLRFRMLADDLSARGWPAARIEKLLGGNLVRLYTEIWGR; via the coding sequence ATGCAGTTGTCACGGCGCGAATTGATCGGCGCGCTAGCCGCGCTTCCGGCTGTCTCGTCAGCCCGGGCGGCCGCGCCCTCGGGCTATCCCGCGCGCGACTATGATCGAGCGATCGTGATCGACGGGCTTGGCGGCCTCGTGGACCCCTATGGCAAGGACGGAGATCCGCGATTCAGCGCGCGCGGCTGGGCGGAGCTCAGGCAATCCGGCGTCAGCGCGATCCACTGCACGGTCAATGAGGTCGGCAACGAGCCAGATGTCGCCGAGAAGACGCTGCGGAACCTCGCTGCCCTGGAAGAGGTGATCGCTGACAACCCCGATATGTTCGTTCGCGCAACAAGTGTAGCCGATATTCGCGCCGCCAAGGCTGCGGGCAAGGTCGCGCTGTATTACGGCTTCCAGGACACGAGCCTGATCGGCACCGACCTCAGCCGCATCGAGCTGTATCACGGCCTCGGCGTGCGGATCATCCAGCTCACCTACAACAAGCGGAACCTTTCGGGTGACGGCGCGATCGAGCCGGCCAATGCCGGGATTTCGGATCTCGGCCGAAGGACGATCGAGGCGATCGAGGCGCAGAAGATCCTGCTCGACCTTTCCCATGGCGGGCAGCGCACCGTGGCCGAGGCGATCGCTCATGCGAAACGGCCACCGATCATCAGCCATTCGGGCTGTCGCGCGCTCAACGACAATCCGCGCAACATTTGGGACGCCGAGATGAAGGCGCTGGCCGACAAGGGTGGCGTATTCGGCATCTATTACATGCCGTTCCTCGTCGCGAACAGCAAACCGACCCGCGAAGACCTGCTGCGCCATTTCGACCATGCGCTGAACATGTGCGGCGAGGATCATATCGCGATCGGCACCGACGGCATGATCTCCAGGACGGTGATCGACGATTCAGCCCGCGCGGCGCAGCGCAGATTCCACGAGGAACGAACGAAGAAGGGTATCGCCGCGCCCGGCGAAGGGCCCGACGTCTTCAATATCGTCGCCGATTACGACAGCAACCTGCGCTTCCGCATGCTCGCGGACGATCTGTCCGCGCGCGGCTGGCCAGCGGCCCGGATCGAGAAGCTGCTCGGCGGCAATCTGGTGCGACTCTACACCGAGATCTGGGGCAGATGA
- a CDS encoding OsmC family protein: protein MLETVVSYEGSLRCRSEHAESGTIVLTDAPKDNHGQGESFSPSEMLSVALGSCILSIMGIAARSMNIDIAGATAIVTKEMANAPRRIARIAVNVRVPGKFDERQRIKLEAAAHACPVHAVLGIDAPITIDWAG, encoded by the coding sequence ATGCTCGAAACAGTGGTTTCATACGAAGGCAGTCTACGGTGCCGGTCGGAGCACGCGGAGTCCGGAACGATCGTTCTTACCGATGCACCGAAGGACAATCATGGGCAGGGAGAAAGTTTCTCGCCCAGTGAAATGCTATCCGTAGCTTTGGGGAGCTGCATTCTCAGCATCATGGGCATCGCGGCTCGTTCGATGAACATTGACATCGCCGGTGCCACTGCAATCGTCACGAAGGAGATGGCTAACGCGCCTCGCCGGATTGCGCGCATCGCGGTAAATGTTCGCGTCCCCGGAAAATTCGATGAACGGCAGCGTATCAAGCTGGAAGCCGCGGCTCATGCCTGTCCCGTCCATGCCGTGCTCGGGATCGACGCGCCGATCACGATCGATTGGGCAGGCTGA
- a CDS encoding MerR family transcriptional regulator, translating to MQIGELARATGLSRSRIRFYEARGILPPPTRRDNGYRDYPPATVATLTFIDRGQAMGFTLAELSAAITASPNDLPGGVELLHGLRRKHAELRQLIKEASAKRRQVGALIEELARCAPASAERVE from the coding sequence ATGCAGATCGGCGAACTGGCACGCGCGACAGGATTGTCCCGCTCGCGCATCCGCTTCTACGAAGCGCGGGGCATCCTCCCGCCGCCCACGCGCCGCGACAACGGCTATCGCGATTATCCGCCCGCGACCGTCGCGACGCTCACCTTCATCGATCGCGGCCAGGCGATGGGCTTCACGCTCGCCGAACTCAGCGCCGCGATTACCGCCAGCCCCAACGATCTGCCCGGCGGGGTGGAGTTGCTGCACGGTCTCCGCCGCAAGCACGCCGAACTCAGGCAGCTGATCAAGGAGGCCTCGGCCAAACGTCGGCAGGTCGGCGCGTTGATCGAGGAACTGGCGCGCTGCGCCCCTGCGTCAGCCGAGCGCGTCGAGTAA
- a CDS encoding gamma-glutamyltransferase family protein — translation MLRRNFIASIPAAALALPALAQTRVAAPDLPKFEGEGDGRFVRPDVHAGDRPVGASFASRSAVYGTGGAAGSAHPLATLAAIETLKKGGSAVDAAIAMNACLGFLEPTSSGIGGDCFCMLWDPKVKKVVGLAGSGGSPHGLSLETVRSRARNGVIPPLGAVSVSVPGALDAWWMLHQRYGKLKWAELFEPAIAYASEGVPVPELIAYYIRGSLRNFSRPGSGVEETANAMKVYGLNGVGPKTGQIFSNPDLAHTYRLIARGGRDAFYKGEIARTIDAYFKRIGGWLSAEDLAAHHGEWVEPHQTDYRGVTVHALGANTQGIATLQMLNMLEHFDLRGAGFQSPLSIHLQAEAKRLAYEDRARFYADPHFSKVPVEWLISKEYAAERARLIRPDRILSPVYPGQAPSRGDTTYFSCADSSGMMVSMIQSNFRGMGSGLVADGLGFMFQDRGQLFSLKEGHPNIYQPGKRPFQTIIPGFATRKGAPWLAFGVMGGDMQPQGQTQIIVNRKDYGLDVQAAGDSPRWHHEGSSQSMGEDSPDLPPNGLLRLESGVPDATKAALADMGWTIGKPDGGFGRYECVEFMPDGGRLVYAAASEMRADGCALAY, via the coding sequence ATGCTTCGCAGGAATTTTATCGCCTCCATTCCGGCCGCGGCGCTGGCATTGCCGGCGCTCGCGCAAACCCGTGTCGCGGCACCCGATCTGCCGAAATTCGAAGGGGAGGGGGACGGCCGTTTCGTCCGCCCCGATGTCCATGCCGGGGATCGGCCGGTGGGCGCCAGCTTCGCCTCGCGCAGCGCGGTATACGGAACCGGCGGCGCCGCGGGATCGGCGCACCCGCTGGCCACGCTGGCGGCGATCGAGACGCTGAAGAAAGGCGGGTCGGCGGTCGATGCGGCGATTGCGATGAACGCGTGTCTCGGGTTCCTGGAGCCTACCTCGTCCGGCATCGGTGGCGACTGTTTCTGCATGTTGTGGGACCCGAAGGTGAAAAAGGTGGTGGGGCTGGCCGGCTCGGGCGGGAGCCCTCATGGCCTGAGCCTCGAGACGGTTCGTTCTCGCGCCAGGAACGGTGTAATTCCGCCTCTCGGCGCTGTCTCGGTGTCGGTGCCGGGTGCGCTCGACGCCTGGTGGATGCTCCACCAGCGCTATGGAAAGCTCAAATGGGCGGAACTCTTCGAGCCGGCGATTGCCTATGCCAGCGAGGGCGTGCCGGTCCCGGAGCTGATCGCCTATTATATCCGCGGCAGCCTCAGGAACTTCAGCCGGCCGGGCTCGGGTGTCGAGGAGACGGCCAATGCCATGAAGGTCTACGGGTTGAACGGCGTGGGGCCGAAGACCGGTCAGATCTTCAGCAACCCGGACCTGGCACACACCTATCGCCTCATCGCCCGGGGCGGGCGCGATGCTTTCTACAAAGGCGAGATTGCGCGCACCATCGACGCCTATTTCAAAAGGATCGGCGGCTGGCTGAGCGCCGAAGATCTTGCCGCCCATCATGGCGAGTGGGTCGAACCGCATCAAACCGACTATCGTGGGGTGACGGTTCATGCGCTGGGCGCGAACACCCAGGGTATCGCGACGCTGCAGATGCTCAACATGCTCGAGCATTTCGATCTGCGCGGCGCCGGCTTCCAGTCGCCGCTGTCGATCCACCTCCAGGCCGAGGCCAAGCGTCTCGCCTATGAGGATCGGGCGCGCTTCTACGCCGATCCGCATTTTTCGAAGGTGCCGGTCGAATGGCTGATCTCCAAGGAATATGCCGCCGAGCGGGCCAGGCTGATCCGGCCGGACCGTATCCTGAGCCCCGTCTATCCGGGACAGGCACCGAGCCGCGGCGACACCACATATTTCTCGTGCGCCGATAGCTCGGGGATGATGGTCTCGATGATCCAGTCCAATTTCCGCGGCATGGGCTCGGGGCTTGTCGCCGACGGGCTCGGCTTCATGTTCCAGGATCGCGGTCAGCTCTTCAGCTTGAAGGAAGGCCATCCCAACATCTATCAGCCCGGCAAGCGTCCGTTCCAGACGATCATCCCGGGCTTCGCGACGCGAAAGGGGGCGCCCTGGCTCGCCTTCGGCGTGATGGGCGGCGACATGCAGCCGCAGGGGCAGACTCAGATCATCGTCAACCGGAAGGACTATGGCCTCGACGTGCAGGCGGCCGGCGACAGCCCACGCTGGCATCACGAGGGATCGTCGCAGTCGATGGGCGAGGATTCGCCGGACTTGCCGCCCAATGGCTTGCTACGCTTGGAAAGCGGCGTGCCGGATGCCACCAAGGCGGCGCTCGCCGATATGGGGTGGACGATCGGCAAGCCGGATGGCGGCTTTGGTCGCTATGAATGTGTCGAGTTCATGCCGGATGGCGGACGCCTGGTGTACGCGGCCGCATCCGAAATGCGGGCTGACGGATGCGCGCTCGCTTATTGA
- a CDS encoding NAD(P)/FAD-dependent oxidoreductase, translating into MLRITELKLPLDHPEEALAAAIRKRLRITPRDMVRYAVARRAHDARDKTDIQLVYSVDVTLRDEAPVLARFRKDRHVQRTPDTGYRFPVRAPSGWSGPRPVVIGAGPCGLFAGLILAQMGFRPIILDRGKEVKQRTKDTWGLWRRSVLDPESNVQFGEGGAGTFSDGKLYSRIKDPRHLDRKVLIEFVKAGAPAEILTEAHPHIGTFRLVAMVQSMRETIEGLGGEYRFGHRVDGIDIATDAQGERRVRGLRLHTGDYLEAEHVVLAVGHSARDTFHMLHDEGVFVEAKPFSIGVRIEHPQSWIDDARFGHSAGHPILGAADYSLSHHCGNGRTVYSFCMCPGGTVVAATSEEGRVATNGMSQYSRNERNANSGIVVGIDPARDYPDHALAGIALQRHWESRAYVAGGSTYKAPAQTLGDFLAGRASTSLGAVVPSYLPGVSPTDLAECLPEFAVTAMREALVAFGREIPGYDHPDAVMTGVETRTSSPVRITRGADFQSLNTAGLFPAGEGAGYAGGILSAAVDGIKVGEAVAARIMG; encoded by the coding sequence ATGCTCCGCATCACTGAACTGAAACTCCCGCTCGACCATCCCGAGGAAGCCCTGGCGGCCGCGATCCGCAAGCGCCTGCGCATCACGCCGCGGGACATGGTCCGCTACGCCGTCGCCCGGCGCGCCCATGATGCCCGCGACAAGACCGACATCCAGCTCGTCTATTCGGTCGACGTGACCCTTCGCGACGAGGCCCCGGTCCTCGCCCGCTTCCGCAAGGACCGCCATGTCCAGCGCACGCCAGACACCGGCTATCGCTTTCCCGTCCGGGCGCCGTCCGGCTGGAGCGGTCCTCGCCCCGTCGTCATCGGCGCCGGGCCGTGCGGTCTGTTCGCGGGGCTGATCCTCGCCCAGATGGGTTTCCGCCCGATCATCCTCGATCGCGGCAAGGAGGTGAAGCAGCGCACCAAGGACACCTGGGGCCTGTGGCGGCGCAGCGTGCTCGACCCCGAATCCAACGTCCAGTTCGGGGAGGGCGGGGCCGGCACTTTTTCCGACGGCAAGCTCTACAGTCGGATCAAGGACCCGCGGCATCTCGATCGCAAGGTGCTCATCGAATTCGTCAAGGCCGGCGCGCCGGCGGAGATACTGACCGAGGCGCACCCGCATATCGGCACCTTCCGCCTGGTGGCGATGGTCCAGAGCATGCGCGAGACGATCGAGGGGCTTGGCGGCGAATACCGGTTCGGGCACCGGGTCGACGGGATCGATATCGCGACCGATGCGCAAGGGGAGCGCCGCGTGCGCGGGCTGCGCCTGCACACCGGGGACTATCTGGAGGCGGAACATGTGGTGCTCGCGGTCGGTCACAGCGCGCGCGACACGTTCCACATGCTCCATGACGAGGGCGTGTTCGTCGAGGCGAAGCCCTTCTCGATCGGCGTGCGCATCGAACACCCCCAGTCCTGGATCGACGATGCCCGTTTCGGCCATTCGGCCGGCCACCCGATCCTCGGCGCTGCCGACTACAGCCTGTCGCACCACTGCGGGAACGGCCGCACCGTCTACAGCTTCTGCATGTGCCCCGGCGGCACCGTCGTCGCCGCGACCTCGGAGGAAGGCCGCGTCGCCACCAACGGCATGAGCCAATATTCGCGCAACGAGCGCAACGCCAATTCAGGCATCGTCGTCGGCATCGATCCGGCGCGCGACTATCCGGACCATGCCCTGGCCGGCATCGCGCTCCAGCGGCATTGGGAATCGCGCGCCTATGTCGCGGGCGGCTCGACCTACAAGGCACCGGCCCAGACCCTGGGGGATTTCCTCGCCGGCCGCGCCTCGACCAGCCTGGGGGCCGTCGTCCCTTCCTATCTGCCTGGCGTGTCGCCGACCGACCTGGCCGAATGCCTGCCCGAGTTCGCCGTCACCGCGATGCGCGAGGCGCTGGTCGCCTTCGGCCGGGAGATTCCCGGCTACGATCATCCCGATGCAGTGATGACCGGGGTCGAGACGCGCACCTCGTCGCCGGTCAGGATCACCCGCGGCGCCGACTTCCAGAGCCTCAATACCGCGGGCCTGTTTCCGGCCGGCGAGGGCGCCGGCTATGCGGGCGGTATCCTCTCGGCGGCGGTGGACGGAATCAAGGTGGGCGAGGCGGTGGCCGCGCGCATCATGGGATAG